From Hartmannibacter diazotrophicus, a single genomic window includes:
- a CDS encoding acetyl-CoA carboxylase carboxyltransferase subunit alpha, whose translation MRSYLEFEKPVAELESKIEELRTLSESGEAVEIAEDVSKLEAKATQALNDIYAKLTPWQKTQVCRHPDRPHASHYIAGLIEDWTPLAGDRSFGEDQAILAGLGRFRGRSVAILGQEKGHDTQSRIRHNFGMARPEGYRKAIRLMKLADRFGLPVLSFVDTAGAYPGIGAEERGQAEAIARSTQACLQLSVPNVALVIGEGGSGGAIAIATASRVLMLEHAIYSVISPEGAASILWKDSARAQDAATNMKITAQDLLKLGVIDEIVKEPMGGAHRDGEATIRASGDHIESMLAVFEDMPSEEIRKARREKFLAIGRSL comes from the coding sequence ATGCGAAGCTATCTGGAATTCGAAAAGCCCGTCGCCGAGCTTGAAAGCAAGATCGAGGAACTCAGGACCCTGTCGGAATCCGGCGAAGCCGTCGAGATTGCCGAAGACGTGTCCAAGCTCGAGGCCAAGGCGACCCAGGCACTCAACGATATCTACGCCAAGCTCACGCCCTGGCAGAAGACGCAGGTCTGCCGCCACCCGGACCGCCCGCACGCCTCCCATTACATCGCCGGGCTGATCGAGGACTGGACGCCGCTCGCCGGCGACAGGTCGTTCGGCGAGGATCAGGCGATCCTGGCCGGGCTCGGCCGCTTTCGCGGGCGCTCCGTCGCCATCCTCGGCCAGGAAAAGGGGCACGACACCCAGTCGCGCATCCGGCACAACTTCGGCATGGCGCGCCCCGAGGGCTACCGCAAGGCGATCCGCCTCATGAAGCTTGCCGACCGCTTCGGCCTGCCGGTTCTCTCCTTCGTCGATACGGCCGGCGCCTATCCGGGCATCGGCGCGGAAGAGCGCGGCCAGGCGGAGGCGATTGCCCGCTCGACGCAGGCCTGCCTTCAGCTGTCCGTTCCCAATGTCGCCCTTGTCATCGGCGAGGGCGGTTCGGGCGGCGCCATCGCGATTGCGACGGCGAGCCGGGTCCTGATGCTGGAGCATGCGATCTATTCGGTGATCTCGCCGGAAGGCGCGGCCTCGATCCTGTGGAAGGATTCGGCGCGGGCGCAGGATGCGGCGACGAACATGAAGATCACGGCGCAGGATCTCCTGAAGCTCGGCGTCATCGACGAGATCGTCAAGGAGCCGATGGGCGGCGCCCATCGCGACGGCGAGGCGACAATCAGGGCCTCCGGCGACCATATCGAATCGATGCTGGCGGTCTTCGAAGACATGCCTTCCGAAGAAATACGGAAGGCGCGACGCGAAAAATTTCTGGCCATCGGCCGCTCTTTGTGA
- a CDS encoding site-specific tyrosine recombinase XerD, which yields MSERHLVEAFLEMQSVERGAAENTLAAYQRDLDAYLECLSGHGASAVTASRSDVEAFMADLAAQGMAPSTQARRLSAVRQFHKFLYAEGRRNDDPTATVARPRKRQPLPKVLSEDEVGRLLDTVRARAFAPHERPLEGLRAMRLHVLLELVYATGMRVSELVSLRSAAIRRDARVMTVRGKGDKERIVPVGGRAREAVEAWRSALAASGRQQGTPWLFPAFSESGHVTRQSFARDLKDAAASVGIRPELISPHVLRHAFASHLLANGADLRVVQALLGHADISTTQIYTHVLDERLRQLVETHHPLAGR from the coding sequence ATGAGCGAGCGGCATCTCGTCGAGGCGTTCCTCGAAATGCAGAGCGTGGAGCGCGGGGCGGCGGAGAATACGCTCGCCGCCTACCAGCGCGATCTCGACGCCTATCTTGAGTGTCTCTCTGGTCACGGAGCTTCGGCGGTCACCGCGTCGCGCAGTGACGTGGAGGCCTTCATGGCAGACCTCGCCGCGCAAGGGATGGCGCCGTCGACGCAAGCGCGCCGGCTCTCGGCGGTGCGCCAGTTCCACAAGTTCCTCTACGCGGAAGGACGGCGCAACGACGATCCGACGGCAACCGTGGCACGGCCGCGCAAGCGTCAGCCGTTGCCGAAGGTGCTGTCCGAGGATGAGGTCGGCCGGCTTCTCGATACGGTTCGCGCCCGTGCCTTCGCGCCGCATGAACGGCCGCTGGAAGGCCTCAGGGCGATGCGGCTTCATGTGCTTCTGGAACTCGTCTATGCGACGGGCATGCGCGTTTCCGAGCTCGTTTCGCTGCGTTCCGCGGCCATCCGGCGCGATGCGCGGGTCATGACGGTGCGCGGCAAGGGCGACAAGGAGCGCATCGTTCCCGTCGGCGGACGGGCCCGCGAGGCGGTGGAGGCCTGGCGTTCTGCCCTTGCCGCGAGCGGCCGGCAGCAGGGCACACCGTGGCTGTTTCCTGCCTTTTCGGAGAGCGGCCATGTCACCCGGCAGTCCTTTGCCCGGGATCTCAAGGATGCGGCGGCCTCGGTCGGCATCCGGCCGGAGCTGATCTCGCCCCATGTCCTGCGCCATGCGTTCGCCAGCCATCTGCTCGCCAATGGCGCGGACCTGCGTGTCGTGCAGGCGCTGCTGGGACACGCCGACATTTCGACGACGCAGATCTACACCCATGTCCTCGACGAACGGCTGAGGCAGCTTGTCGAGACGCATCATCCGCTTGCCGGCCGCTAG
- a CDS encoding shikimate kinase — MIDQMTSAPTDGDIEDAKTDPAAVIRARLGERSIVLIGMMGAGKSSVGKRLAARLGLGFVDADHAIEEAANQTIPEIFAEHGEEYFRTGERKVIARLLKDGPQVLATGGGAFMNGETREAIAATGISVWLKADVAVLFERVKKRPTRPLLQNPDPEGTLRRLVEERYPVYGLADITVLSRDAPHDVVVNDLISALADHLQHQQQTAPVAEGKAP, encoded by the coding sequence ATGATCGATCAGATGACCTCCGCCCCGACGGACGGAGACATTGAGGACGCGAAGACCGATCCCGCCGCCGTCATTCGGGCGCGGCTCGGGGAGCGTTCGATCGTGCTCATCGGCATGATGGGGGCCGGCAAGAGCAGCGTCGGCAAGCGGCTGGCCGCCCGGCTCGGTCTCGGCTTCGTCGATGCCGATCATGCGATCGAGGAAGCCGCCAACCAGACCATCCCGGAAATCTTCGCCGAGCACGGCGAGGAGTATTTCCGCACCGGCGAGCGCAAGGTCATCGCCCGCCTCCTGAAGGATGGCCCCCAGGTTCTGGCCACCGGCGGCGGCGCCTTCATGAACGGGGAAACCCGCGAGGCGATCGCCGCGACCGGCATTTCCGTCTGGCTGAAGGCCGACGTCGCCGTCCTCTTCGAACGCGTCAAGAAACGCCCGACCCGTCCCCTCCTTCAGAACCCGGACCCCGAGGGAACGCTGAGGCGGCTCGTCGAGGAACGCTATCCCGTCTACGGCCTTGCGGACATTACCGTCCTCTCCCGCGACGCGCCGCACGACGTCGTCGTCAACGACCTGATCAGTGCGCTCGCAGACCATCTCCAGCACCAGCAGCAAACGGCGCCAGTCGCCGAGGGAAAAGCCCCATGA
- the aroB gene encoding 3-dehydroquinate synthase: MAEPADTVRVPVALGERSYDILIGRGVLGEAGALIARRIPGCRAAIVTDSTVGRHHLETLESSLAEAGIDCSAIVVSPGEGSKNFATFEQVVDAVIAGRFERGDAIVALGGGVVGDLAGFVAGVVRRGMHFVQIPTSLLAQVDSSVGGKTGINVSHGKNLVGVFHQPDLVLADTGVLDTLSERHFRAGYAEVVKYGLINDADFFVWLEENWRDVFAGGPARTHAIATSCRSKAAIVARDERESGERALLNLGHTFGHALEAATGYGDRLVHGEAISIGMVLAHDFSVRMNLASKDDADRVRAHFAGVGLPTTLAEIPGDLPDADGLMTLISQDKKVSRGSLTFILTHGIGKAFIAKDVVPDAVRDFLAEAKAAGART; this comes from the coding sequence ATGGCGGAGCCAGCCGATACGGTCCGCGTTCCCGTCGCGCTTGGCGAGCGGTCCTATGACATTCTCATCGGCCGGGGCGTGCTGGGCGAAGCCGGTGCGCTGATCGCCAGGCGCATTCCGGGCTGCCGCGCGGCGATCGTGACCGATTCCACCGTCGGCCGCCATCATCTGGAAACGCTTGAAAGCAGCCTTGCCGAGGCGGGCATCGACTGCTCGGCCATCGTCGTCAGCCCCGGCGAAGGATCGAAGAATTTCGCCACCTTCGAGCAGGTGGTCGACGCGGTGATTGCCGGCCGCTTCGAGCGCGGCGACGCGATCGTTGCCCTTGGCGGCGGTGTCGTCGGCGACCTTGCCGGCTTCGTCGCCGGCGTCGTCCGGCGCGGCATGCATTTCGTCCAGATCCCGACCTCCCTGCTGGCGCAGGTGGATTCGTCCGTCGGCGGCAAGACCGGCATCAACGTCTCCCACGGCAAGAACCTCGTCGGCGTCTTCCACCAGCCCGACCTGGTGCTCGCCGATACTGGCGTGCTCGACACCCTATCCGAGCGCCACTTCCGCGCCGGCTATGCCGAAGTCGTCAAATACGGGCTCATCAACGACGCCGATTTCTTCGTCTGGCTGGAAGAAAACTGGCGGGACGTCTTCGCCGGCGGTCCGGCCCGCACCCACGCGATCGCCACCTCCTGCCGTTCGAAGGCCGCCATCGTCGCCCGCGACGAGCGCGAGAGCGGCGAGCGGGCCCTGCTCAACCTCGGCCACACCTTCGGCCATGCGCTGGAGGCCGCGACCGGCTACGGCGACCGCCTTGTCCACGGCGAGGCGATCAGCATCGGCATGGTGCTCGCCCACGACTTCTCGGTGCGCATGAATCTCGCCAGCAAGGACGATGCCGACCGGGTCCGCGCGCATTTCGCCGGTGTCGGCCTGCCGACGACACTGGCCGAGATCCCGGGCGACCTGCCCGATGCCGATGGCCTGATGACGCTGATCTCGCAAGACAAGAAGGTCTCGCGCGGCAGCCTCACCTTCATCCTGACCCATGGCATCGGCAAGGCCTTCATCGCCAAGGATGTCGTTCCGGACGCCGTTCGCGATTTCCTGGCAGAGGCCAAGGCTGCCGGAGCCCGCACATGA
- a CDS encoding HlyC/CorC family transporter produces MIIDAALATTVAIVFVLLLMSAFFSGSETALTATSRARIHALERGGDQRASIVARLIGNRERMIGAMLIGNNIVNILASALATSALLKLFGQAGVAVATVVMTTLVIIFSEVLPKTWAIGNPDRFALTVSRPIRLIVALLGPLAALVQWIVRGILSLFGLKIDAGVAVLSAHEELRGAVDLLHMEGGVVKSDRDMMGGVLDLRELEVSDIMVHRTKMRSLNADDPPAQVVSAVLASPFTRMPIWRDEPDNIVGILHAKDLLRALDRAGGDFDKIDLMAIASDPWYVPDTTSVDDQLKAFLKRKTHLALVVDEYGEVQGLVTLEDILEEIVGEIADEQDIVIQGVRPLPDGSVNVDGSVPIRDLNRVMDWRLPDEEATTIAGLVIHEARLIPEPGQTFTFYGFRFQVLRKTRNRITSIRITPVEKLRGGARA; encoded by the coding sequence ATGATCATTGACGCGGCTCTGGCAACAACCGTCGCCATCGTCTTCGTGCTGCTTCTGATGTCCGCCTTCTTCTCGGGCAGCGAAACGGCACTCACGGCCACCTCGCGCGCGCGCATCCACGCCCTCGAAAGGGGCGGCGACCAGCGGGCCAGCATCGTCGCCCGCCTGATCGGCAACCGCGAGCGCATGATCGGCGCCATGCTGATCGGCAACAACATCGTCAACATTCTCGCCTCCGCACTGGCCACCAGCGCGCTCTTGAAGCTCTTCGGCCAGGCCGGCGTAGCGGTGGCGACCGTCGTCATGACGACGCTCGTCATCATCTTCTCCGAAGTGCTGCCGAAGACATGGGCCATCGGCAATCCGGATCGCTTCGCGCTCACCGTTTCCCGCCCGATCCGGCTGATCGTTGCCCTGCTGGGGCCGCTTGCCGCCCTTGTCCAGTGGATCGTGCGCGGCATCCTCTCGCTCTTCGGGCTGAAGATCGATGCCGGCGTGGCGGTGCTCTCCGCGCATGAGGAACTGCGCGGCGCGGTGGACCTGCTCCATATGGAAGGCGGCGTGGTCAAGTCGGACCGCGACATGATGGGCGGCGTCCTCGACCTGCGCGAGTTGGAAGTCTCCGACATCATGGTCCACCGCACCAAGATGCGCTCGCTCAACGCTGACGATCCGCCGGCGCAGGTCGTCTCGGCGGTGCTTGCCAGCCCCTTTACCCGCATGCCGATCTGGCGCGACGAGCCGGACAACATCGTCGGCATCCTCCACGCCAAGGATCTCCTGCGCGCGCTCGACCGCGCCGGCGGCGACTTCGACAAGATCGACCTGATGGCGATCGCCTCCGATCCCTGGTACGTGCCCGACACGACCAGCGTCGACGATCAGTTGAAGGCCTTCCTGAAGCGCAAGACCCACCTTGCTCTCGTCGTCGACGAATATGGCGAGGTTCAGGGTCTCGTGACCCTTGAGGATATCCTGGAGGAAATCGTCGGAGAGATCGCCGACGAGCAGGACATCGTCATCCAAGGTGTGCGCCCCCTGCCCGACGGGTCCGTCAACGTCGACGGCTCGGTGCCGATCCGCGACCTCAACCGCGTGATGGACTGGCGCCTGCCGGACGAGGAGGCGACCACCATCGCCGGCCTCGTCATCCACGAGGCGCGTCTCATTCCCGAACCCGGGCAGACCTTCACCTTCTACGGTTTCCGTTTCCAGGTGCTGCGCAAGACCCGCAACCGGATCACCTCGATCCGCATCACGCCGGTCGAAAAGCTGCGGGGCGGGGCAAGGGCCTGA
- a CDS encoding M48 family metalloprotease, whose amino-acid sequence MTSERSERVTMQAWKSVRFSGRSRVVDGLAKSLCLASLLVLGGCLSSLTTNEPLAVTSTVPVPKGRLDPRDVAIAEREHPKILAAYGGTYDDAKAVQAVARIVGRLVEATDEPWRSYRVTILNSPTVNAFALPGGYVYVTRGLLALALDTSEIAAVIAHEMAHVTARHAIARQERVEQAKLATQVVQDVVHDPAAVKLALASTQLSLARFSQVQELQADEIGIRTLANAGYDPFAAARFLKTMSAFSAYRSAVPNESDSTDFLSSHPSTPERLSQALEVAKVTGVSGGEQDRSAYLDLIDGLAYGDDPEEGYVRGRDFLHAKLGLGFKVPEGFVIDNTATAVLATNAEGTAIRFDGADIKPGDTLVSYLKSGWINGLQESSIHTFSVGGLPAASATASTRGYAYHIAIIRFGDGTYRFLFATRSPGPAFDRQFVETIESFHALTAEDKARLRPLTLHTVTVRPGDTVEGYARRMTFLTRPDQLFRIMNGLAGTAEPAVGTKVKIITDR is encoded by the coding sequence GTGACGAGTGAGCGAAGCGAACGGGTGACAATGCAGGCGTGGAAATCGGTTCGATTTTCTGGACGGTCAAGGGTCGTTGACGGCCTTGCCAAGAGCCTCTGCCTTGCCAGCCTGCTGGTTCTCGGCGGTTGCCTTTCGTCCCTGACCACCAACGAGCCGCTGGCCGTGACGAGCACTGTTCCGGTGCCGAAGGGCCGGCTGGACCCGCGCGACGTGGCGATTGCCGAGCGCGAGCATCCCAAGATCCTCGCCGCTTATGGCGGCACCTATGACGATGCGAAGGCCGTCCAGGCGGTGGCCAGGATCGTCGGCCGCCTTGTCGAGGCGACAGACGAGCCCTGGCGCAGCTACCGGGTCACCATTCTCAATTCCCCGACGGTGAATGCCTTCGCGCTTCCGGGCGGCTATGTCTATGTCACGCGCGGCCTGCTGGCGCTGGCGCTCGACACATCCGAGATCGCGGCCGTGATCGCGCATGAGATGGCCCACGTGACGGCGCGCCACGCCATCGCCCGGCAGGAACGGGTCGAACAGGCCAAGCTTGCCACCCAGGTGGTGCAGGACGTCGTGCATGATCCGGCGGCGGTCAAGCTGGCGCTCGCCTCGACGCAGCTGTCGCTGGCGCGGTTTTCCCAGGTGCAGGAACTGCAGGCGGACGAGATCGGCATCCGCACGCTGGCCAACGCCGGGTATGACCCCTTCGCGGCGGCGCGGTTCTTGAAGACGATGTCGGCCTTCTCGGCCTATCGCTCCGCGGTGCCGAACGAATCCGATTCGACCGATTTTCTGTCGTCCCATCCGTCGACGCCGGAGCGGCTGTCGCAGGCGCTCGAGGTCGCCAAGGTGACCGGGGTCAGCGGCGGCGAACAGGACCGCAGCGCCTATCTCGACCTGATCGACGGCCTTGCCTATGGCGACGACCCGGAAGAGGGCTACGTCCGCGGCCGCGACTTCCTGCATGCCAAGCTCGGGCTGGGCTTCAAGGTGCCGGAGGGCTTTGTGATCGACAACACGGCGACGGCCGTGCTGGCGACCAACGCGGAGGGGACGGCCATCCGTTTCGACGGCGCGGACATCAAGCCCGGCGATACGCTGGTGTCCTACCTGAAATCGGGATGGATCAACGGGTTGCAGGAAAGCTCGATCCATACCTTCTCGGTCGGGGGGCTTCCGGCCGCGAGCGCCACGGCCTCGACGCGCGGCTATGCCTATCACATCGCGATCATCCGCTTTGGCGACGGCACCTATCGCTTCCTTTTCGCGACGCGGTCGCCGGGCCCCGCCTTCGACCGCCAGTTCGTCGAGACGATCGAGAGCTTCCATGCCCTGACGGCCGAGGACAAGGCGCGGCTGCGCCCGCTGACGCTGCACACGGTCACCGTCCGGCCGGGCGATACGGTCGAGGGCTATGCCCGCCGGATGACCTTCCTGACGCGGCCCGACCAACTCTTCCGGATTATGAACGGGCTGGCCGGCACTGCGGAGCCGGCGGTCGGCACCAAGGTGAAGATCATTACCGATCGCTAG
- a CDS encoding thermonuclease family protein translates to MDTDRPLPGGGQRMRVDRVGFSIFLGCVAWALSAAACPAGERLPDCLEGTDLEARSVGGDDRFAVAAVTGKGELLQIVPAGVILPPHWAGWPVPAGRALRLTDVGEKTDRYGRLPAQVHVEDGDGRWGWLQGDLLAEGRVLAEASDGRCGEALLAAEAKGRDRGVGLWQYGGVVRATDDRLLDHVSDYVVVRGRPLSVGMSGRRIYLNFGHDWATDLTITLSEDLARQWIDRQGAAADRDDSDLREGLQQMLAGRWIEARGWLQERGGPAIELEAAAALRLLRCGVGNTISCP, encoded by the coding sequence ATGGACACCGACAGGCCGCTGCCCGGGGGCGGGCAGCGGATGCGGGTGGACAGGGTAGGGTTCTCCATTTTTCTCGGTTGCGTAGCGTGGGCTCTTTCCGCGGCGGCTTGTCCTGCCGGGGAACGCTTGCCGGACTGCCTTGAGGGGACTGACCTCGAGGCACGGAGCGTCGGCGGCGACGACCGCTTCGCTGTGGCTGCCGTGACCGGAAAAGGCGAGTTGCTGCAGATCGTTCCAGCCGGCGTGATCCTGCCGCCGCATTGGGCTGGCTGGCCCGTGCCGGCAGGGCGCGCGCTTCGGCTGACCGATGTCGGAGAGAAGACGGACCGTTACGGGCGGCTGCCTGCCCAGGTGCACGTCGAGGATGGCGACGGACGGTGGGGTTGGCTGCAGGGCGACCTTCTTGCCGAGGGGCGAGTGCTTGCCGAGGCATCGGACGGACGGTGCGGCGAGGCGTTGCTGGCGGCTGAGGCAAAAGGTCGCGACCGGGGCGTCGGCCTCTGGCAATACGGGGGTGTTGTCAGGGCCACCGACGATCGGCTGCTCGATCATGTTTCCGACTATGTGGTCGTGCGGGGACGGCCTCTGTCGGTCGGAATGAGCGGGCGCCGCATTTATTTGAATTTCGGCCATGATTGGGCCACGGATTTGACGATAACCCTTTCTGAGGACCTTGCGCGACAGTGGATCGACCGGCAGGGCGCCGCAGCGGATCGGGACGATTCGGATTTGCGCGAGGGACTGCAGCAGATGCTGGCCGGCCGATGGATCGAGGCAAGAGGCTGGCTGCAGGAGCGCGGAGGTCCGGCTATCGAGCTTGAGGCCGCGGCGGCCCTGCGTCTTTTGCGTTGCGGGGTGGGAAACACCATATCCTGCCCGTGA
- a CDS encoding GGDEF domain-containing protein, with amino-acid sequence MGDVTSKSNPGRLKRDIYVAASLTVIAFVITLFFIVDRASVVANGLALQDDFELLNTELANQRRSAEVTMNEATTSLDGLATMRRRDPDMDFMIQEMKTWITEDYGIRQVLVVDGAGVFRFAMQDGNETAEPSSLPLSQFAVGSAERARAWFEEVKPQLPKGWELKNARQNDRARYVLSDFATVDGQFGMILAQVVVPFADDGIFMEGDGQVNVAFRPLDYGGLDAAAQRLSLRGFRVASVGDSPDIAARLEVASHDGTPAFALLWDKPDPRTPILLAVLPLGVALVCAIVALLAIMLRRYRLALHELAASEELNRRLANHDALTGLANRAQFDRRLDSLIKSNPRDGFAVMCIDLDKFKAVNDTYGHNAGDAVLVAAASRFAERIGEKGLVARTGGDEFVALVTSGVDPRDLKMLGECLIADACLPVPFESNDLQIGASIGVSIFPGNGRTAKDIINSADQVLYDSKRAGRGRCTLAEQSVRDADRTSIHARPSATIAMPA; translated from the coding sequence ATGGGCGACGTCACCAGCAAATCCAATCCGGGAAGGCTGAAGCGGGACATCTATGTCGCGGCCAGCCTGACGGTCATCGCCTTCGTCATCACGCTGTTCTTCATTGTCGACCGCGCCAGTGTTGTCGCCAATGGCCTCGCGCTACAGGACGATTTCGAACTCCTGAATACCGAACTCGCCAATCAGCGTCGCAGCGCCGAAGTAACGATGAACGAGGCGACGACGTCGCTGGACGGACTTGCCACGATGCGGCGCCGCGATCCCGACATGGACTTCATGATCCAGGAGATGAAGACCTGGATCACCGAAGACTACGGCATACGGCAGGTTCTGGTCGTTGACGGCGCGGGGGTCTTCCGATTTGCCATGCAGGACGGCAACGAGACAGCCGAGCCATCGTCGCTTCCGCTGTCGCAATTTGCGGTCGGGTCCGCCGAACGCGCCCGCGCTTGGTTCGAGGAAGTGAAGCCGCAACTTCCGAAAGGCTGGGAACTCAAAAACGCCCGCCAAAACGACCGGGCCCGTTACGTGCTCAGCGATTTTGCGACCGTCGACGGCCAGTTCGGCATGATTCTGGCGCAGGTCGTCGTGCCCTTTGCGGATGACGGCATCTTCATGGAGGGTGACGGGCAGGTCAATGTCGCCTTCCGGCCGCTCGACTATGGCGGTCTGGACGCGGCCGCGCAGCGCCTGAGCCTCAGAGGCTTCCGGGTCGCCTCGGTCGGGGATTCGCCGGACATCGCAGCCCGCCTTGAAGTTGCGTCTCATGACGGCACGCCGGCCTTTGCACTGTTGTGGGACAAGCCGGATCCGCGCACGCCGATCCTGCTCGCGGTGCTGCCGCTCGGCGTGGCGCTGGTCTGCGCGATCGTCGCGCTGCTCGCCATCATGCTGCGGCGCTATCGGCTCGCCCTGCACGAACTCGCCGCCAGCGAGGAACTGAACCGCCGCCTGGCAAATCACGATGCCCTGACCGGGCTCGCCAACCGGGCCCAGTTCGACAGGCGTCTGGACTCGCTGATCAAGAGCAATCCGCGCGACGGCTTTGCGGTCATGTGCATCGACCTCGACAAGTTCAAGGCGGTCAACGACACCTATGGCCACAATGCGGGCGATGCCGTGCTGGTGGCAGCGGCTAGCCGTTTCGCCGAGAGGATCGGCGAGAAGGGACTGGTTGCGCGGACCGGTGGCGACGAGTTCGTCGCCCTTGTCACCTCCGGCGTCGATCCGCGCGATCTGAAGATGCTGGGCGAATGCCTGATCGCCGACGCCTGCCTTCCAGTGCCCTTCGAGAGCAACGACCTGCAGATCGGAGCCTCGATCGGCGTCTCGATCTTCCCGGGGAACGGACGGACGGCAAAGGACATCATCAATTCGGCCGACCAGGTGCTCTATGATTCCAAGCGGGCGGGGCGCGGCCGCTGCACGCTTGCCGAACAGTCCGTCCGCGACGCGGACCGGACATCGATCCACGCGCGGCCATCGGCGACAATTGCCATGCCAGCATGA
- a CDS encoding RNA-binding S4 domain-containing protein: protein MKDGRIRIDKWLWFVRAVKTRTLAAKLASSGQVRVNRDKIDSASHPVKVGDVLTFPIGNRVRVLKVVDLGERRGPASEAALLYEDLSPAPVRSVGEETGESPAGDMAALQAAAVPVAVSGEGRPTKKARRQFDKDSGRG from the coding sequence TTGAAGGACGGTCGCATCCGCATCGACAAGTGGCTCTGGTTCGTGCGGGCCGTCAAGACCCGCACGCTGGCCGCCAAGCTGGCGTCTTCCGGCCAGGTCCGGGTCAATCGCGACAAGATCGACAGCGCGTCCCATCCGGTGAAGGTGGGCGACGTGCTGACGTTTCCGATCGGCAATCGCGTCCGTGTGCTGAAGGTCGTGGACCTCGGGGAGCGCCGGGGGCCAGCGAGCGAGGCAGCGCTTCTCTACGAGGACCTCAGTCCCGCGCCTGTCCGGTCAGTCGGCGAAGAGACTGGCGAATCACCGGCGGGCGACATGGCGGCCCTGCAGGCGGCAGCCGTTCCCGTTGCTGTCAGCGGCGAGGGGCGGCCGACCAAGAAGGCCCGCCGCCAGTTCGACAAGGACAGCGGGCGGGGCTGA